The genomic DNA TCAAAATTTCTTAAACCTGCTGGTTTAAGAGGACCAAAAGTTAAAGTGTCAAATCCCCTTTTTGCCATTACTTCTAATGGCATACAACCTTCAAAGTATTTTAGATTTTGTTCCGATTCTAAATGTATGGGAGCTAATTCAGCAGATACTAACTCCTTATAAAATAACTCATATTGCTCTCTGTTCATAGGACAATTAATATAATCTTGAGTTTCTCCTTTTTCATAACGATTCTTTCTAAATGCTATATCCATGTTTATTGAATCTTTGGTTATTATTGGTGCAACTGCATCAAAGAAATAAAAATAATCTTGTCCAATTAACTTCGAAATCTCTGACTGTAATGTTTCACTAGTTAATGGACCTGAGGCAATTAAAGTTATTTGAGTTTCATCTATTTTTTTAAATTCCTCTTCAATTACTTCAATATTTTTATTATTTTTCATTTCATCAGTAATATATTTTGAAAATAATTCACGATCTACTGCAAGACTACCTCCTGCTGGTATTTGAGAAAATTCAGCAGCTTTAATTATTAATGAATCAAACATTCTCATTTCTTCTTTTAAAGTTCCTACCGCATTTTTTAAATCACTTGATCTCAAAGTATTTGAACATACTAATTCAGCAAAATAATCCAATTTTTGTACTGGATTTCTTTTTAGGGTCTTTTTTTCATATAATTTAACTTTGATATTTCTTTTTGACAATTGGTAAGCTACTTCACAACCTGCTAAACCAGCTCCAATAATATTAACTATTCTTTTCATTGTTTAATTATAACAAAAAAAGTGACTTAAAAATAAAAGGTAAATATCAATTTATCTAAATTTTATAAATATATTTTCAAAATTAATTATCTTGATAAATTATTACTAAATAAGCAGTTAAAAACCTATTATTAATATCTTGACTCTTTTTAAGATTCATCCTTTATTTGCATAAAGAAGTACAATTACTTTCTTTTTTACATTATTAACTATTTAATTTAAATATCTTAATTTCGTCTTATTTCTCTATTTTTTATTTTTTGTATCTTTAAAGAAGTTATCTTTTTATTTCTTAGATAAATAAAATAGAAATCTCTAATATTAAAAAATGCACAATATAACATTGTGCATAAAATATTTTAAGATTCTCATTTTAATTTAAATGAAGCTGTCACTGTAAAGGCACTTACCAAGGCTATTGAAACTGCTAAATAAATTCCAGTCTCTAAATCAAATATAAATCTTCCTGCTCAAGCATTTGTAAATGGTTCCATGCAATATTTAAATATATTTAAATAAGTTGCATATTTTAGAACTGGACTATTCATAATTAAATCAATTGGTAAGAATGAACCACCTAAAAAAGCAATTGGCATATATATAATATTTGAAACTGCAATATAAGTTGTTGTTGATTTAAATATACTTGCCAATAGCATTCCCATTGCGACTGCTTGAACTAAGGTCAACAATAAAAATGGAATTGATTCTCCAAATTGTACTGGTAAAGCAACATTTGCTCATCCAAACTCGCCACCAAACATTATTCCAGCTCAAAGTAAAGTTCATAAGAATCCCATAAGCATGAAAACAATTCCCATTGCTACAACAGTTAGTATAAAGAATATCGGTTTTATATTTGTTGCACCAATTCTTTTCATAAGAACACTATTTTTAAATTCTAAAATTGTTTGTGGAATTATAAAAACCCCCACAGAAATTATTTGCATTATTGCTAATGAGCCTATTAAGTTATGTAATAAAGCATATTTAGGTTGACCACTTGATCCAGGCATTTCCATTGTTTTGAAAACAAACCCTTCAAGAAATAGAAGAATCAATGGGAAGAAAAATAAGAAGAATGGAACTGCAAAACCCTTCGCATAGTATTTCATTAAAAGTTTTATTAAAGGAAGGTTTTTCCCTTTATTTTTTTCACTATTAATAATTCTATCTAATTTATTTTTATTTTCCTTATCTGATTTTTCAATATCTTTTTTTAAATCAGCTGATTTTTCTTCTTTAAATTTTTTTCAAGTAAAATTATGAACTGACCCATATTGTTTTACTAAATCTTTAACAAGTCCTTGTTCTCTAATTTTTCCATTATGAATATAGATATATTTATCACAAAGCTCTTCAATTTCACTCATCATATGTGTTACCAAAATCATAGCTTTATTTTTACTTACAACATTTTCTTTAATAACATCAAAGATTTCACTTCTAACTTCAATATCTAATCCTGTTGAAATCTCATCAAAGATAACTAAATCAGGATTGTGAATTAAACTTAGCAGTATATTTACTCTTTGTTGTTGACCACCACTTAAACCCTCTAAAAATTTATTTTTAAAATTTTCAATTTGAAATTTTCTTAGGATTTCAATTAATTTTCCCTGAGTCATTGGTATATTAAAAGTTTCTAAATAATACTTAATCATATCCAAAACTGTAATTCCAATTGGATATTTTGATTCTTGGAATTGTAATCCAATTGTCATATTTTCTTGTCTTTTAATTTTACCTAAAGTTGGTTTTCTAATACCTCCAAGTATTTCACTCAAAGTCGATTTTCCCCCACCATTAGGACCAATAATACCAATTCTATCTCCTGGATTTATCACTAAACTAACATCATCTAATGCATTTTTATTTTTATAAGTTTTTGTAATATTAGTGATCTCAATTAAAGGGATTGTTTCGTCAATACCCAATTCTTTTTTGTTTATTTGTTCTTTTTCTATCATAATTATTCCTCTCATTTAAATTTTAGACTCAATAAGTATAATACCTTTATCTTAGTTTTAATTTAGCAATAAAAACTAAAAAATATTTTATAAATACTGATTTTTTTTAATAAAATAATAATGTTGAAAAACACAAAGGGAGAAAAATAATGAAAAAAATACTATCGATATTATCAGCGTTTGGATTGAGTGGTACTGGATTTTTAGCAACTGCTAATGTTGTTTCATGTACAAATGATATTGAATTGCCAGAACAGCCAAAATCATATGAAGAAGCAGAAGCACAAGCAAATATTCATAAAGAAAAATATGAAAAGCTTAAAGCTGAAATTCAAAATGAAATGCCCGATTTTCAAACTGAAAAAGAAGCAATTAATTGAGCTCTTAAAAGTACAAAATATCAAGAAACTTTGATTGAGGCGACATGAGCTTTTGCTTATATGGTTAAGGCTTTATGATTTTTACAAGGAGAACAACCAACAGAGTCTATTGAAGAATATGAAGCAAATATGAACGACGCTAATACACAAAAAGTACTAACATCAAAAAGCAAAAAGAGTATAAATTCAATAATTAATTGAGCTAAAATTAGTCCTTTATCATAATTATAGATATTAAAAAACCTCTTATTAGAATAAGAGGTTTTTTAATATCTTTTAAACAAATTTAACCCATTAGACCTGCATCATATAGATTTTTAAAGTGTCCAGTTTTACTTTTTAATTCACTAAAACTTCCAACTTGAGCAATTCCTTTTTCTGGAGCTAATACTATAATTGTATCAACATTTTTTATTGTACTTAATCTATGTGCAATTGTAACAGTTGTTCTCCCCTTCATTAGACTATCTAATTTAGATTGAATTTCTTTTTCAACTATATTATCTAAAGCACTTGTTGCTTCATCTAAAATTAATAATTGAGGATCTTTTAAGAACATTCTTGCAATTACTAATCTTTGTTTTTGTCCACCAGACAACATAAATCCACGCTCACCAAGAATAGTATTATAGCCTTCTGGTCATGTCATTACTAAATCATGTAATTCAGCTAATTTTGCTGCCTCTATTGCTTCTTCATCACTTGCATCAAAACGTCCATATTTTATATTGTCAAGAACATCTCCAAATAAAATTTGAGGTTCTTGTTCAACATAACCAACTTTGTCTAAGTAACTTGATAAATTTACATCTCTTAAATCATTAGTTCCATTTATTAAAATTTGACCTTTAAATGGATCATAGAATCTTAATAAGAGTTTTGCAATTGTTGATTTTCCAGCTCCAGTTTCACCAACAAAAGCATATGATTTACCATGCTCAAATGTAAATGAAAATTTTGGAATAATAACTTTTTCTGGTTTTTCTGGGTATCTAAATTCAACATCTTTAAAAATAATTTCTTTATCGATATTTTCAATCTTAATTCCTTCTTCAGGATTATAATGTGGATCAATTCTTGATTTTGAAGTTATAATTTCATCAATTCTTACAGCTGAAGTTGAAGCTTGAATTAATCCTATTTGTAACCTCGCTACTTGCATAACTGGTCCAACCATTGTTCCAACAGATGATATAAATGATGTTAAAACAACAGAAATTGTTGTTGGATCATCATGTCATTTTATTGCAGCTGCAATAACAATTATCATCTGAATTGAACTTATTCCTGCCACTAAAATAGTTACTATTGTAGATTGTAACTTAATTAAGCTACTTGATTTTTTAAAGTAATCTTTATGAATTTCTTTAAATCTTTCAGTTTCATAATTTTCAGTTCCAGAAGCTTTAATAAGTCTAACTGTAGCAATTCTATCTGTTACATCTCCATTAATTGATGTTATAGAATCTCTTGTTTTAAAAGCAGCCTTTTTTACAATTCCAAAACTTGAAAAAATTGATGTTACAATTACAATCATTGTTATTATTACAACTATTGTTAAATAAGTATCTATTGTAAACATCATAATTAATGCTCCAAAAAATGTAAATGATGCATTTAACATTGTTACTGGGATTTGTTGTGCTTGATCTCCAATAATTTGTGTATCTGAAACAATTTTTGTTAAAATCTCTCCAATTTTTTTATCAGAATAATAACTCATATCTTGTTTTACTAATTTTTCTAGAGTTTTATTTCTTAATTCAATTTCTACATTTTTTCCCATTATTCCTGCTAAGTAATTTGAAGCAAAAGTAAATATTGCTAATGATGCAAATAATCCAAGTTGCACATAAATTCAATCTACTCAAGTTAAATTAAAACCAAATAATGGTGTAGTAGTAATTGGTTCTCCCTGACCTTCACGTGGAGGAACTAATATTATCATAATATTTTGAATAATTTTAGGACTTAAAACTCCTGCAACTGAAGAAGCAAGTGTCAGTATAACTAAAAAAATACCAACTATAGGATGTTTTTTTAAATAATGAAAAATAATTGCAAAAAATGCTTTTCCACTTTTTTTCTTTTTAAAATCATTATTATTAGATTTTTTTGTATTTTCTTCTGAAATTAATTCTTCAGTAATATTTTTATTTGACATTTCTTCACCTTTTTCTTAAAAATTATACATTAAAAGGCAAAAAAAAGAGAGATAAATCTCTCTTTGAATTAAATAACTTTTATCATTTGTGTGTCGGGAATAAAATGATTAGTTAATTTATACTTAGTTTTTTTAGGCCTAAGCCTTACAAGTGTGATATCTCTATCACAAATTCATTATATCATTATTAGATTTGATTTAATATATCTTTTGCATTTTCTACTAATTTTGCCCCGTCTTTTATTAATTTATTTGTAGAATTCCTAGAATAGATACTATCAGGAATTGCAAAGACCTCTTTACCTTCGTTTATTGAAAATGAGAACAGTTTTTTTATAATATCTTTTTCTTTAAATTGAATAAAAAGAATTGCTTTTGAGATACCACAAATCATTCTATTTGCATAGTCTCCCATAATATTAATAATATTACTATTAGATTCATATACTTCTGTAATTGCCAATAAATTTTTTCTTTCTGGTACATCAATTGTTTTTCTAAGATAATCTTTCATGCTTTCTTCAATTATTTTAATTAATTTATAATCATTTTTAAATCCAGTATCCAATACCTCATTATTAACACCAATATTTTCAATTGTTGAAAATACAGTACCCTCTTCATTTAAGTCTCTCATAAACGTTTGTGTACTTTTAATGCCATAATCATTAATTTCTTCTCCCCCAACCAAAGCAATTGTTTTATTATGTTTAGAGATAAGAGATATATCACCTTTGTAAAATATCACAAATGGTGGTTTATGGGTATTTTTTAAGTAATTTGGATATAACGGACTTAAGATAGTTATAAAATTACAATCAATTGAATTTGAAACTTCATCCAAATCTTTATGAGTTATTTTTTCTTTTATATCCAAAGCATTATAGATTTGATCTCAATCACCATTATATTTTATTGAAAAATATAATAATACATTTTCCATTAATTTAATTGAAAAATTTTATTTGCAACTAATTCATTTCCATATTTATTATTTTCTGCATTTCCGAAAGATACAATTCTTCCTTCAACACCAATATAGGATTGATCAAAATATTCATATTCTTCTCCTAAAATATTGGATCAAACTTTTACATTTATAAAATCATCAATAGTTTCTCCCGATTTAGTTTTATAATTTCTTGGTACTTTTAAAACAAATTTATATAATTTTTTTTGACCATCTTTAGAATCAAAGACAACTTGAGGTTCACCTTCCATTTGGCCAATAATAGTTACATTATTCATATCAATACTCCTCCTACTATTAATATCGACATAAAATTAAAAAAAATAATTGATTAATCAATTATTTTTTTACTTTTAAAATCTCTAATTTTTTCTTTATATACTTCTTTTTCTTGTTTTAAATCATCTTTTAATTTAAGTTTTAATTTTTCTTTTTCTTCTTTTGTTAAGTCCTTATTTTTTAGTTGTTTCATTGTAGAAGAGTTTAAAGTAATAATTTTATTAGTATGTTCGTCCTTTAAACCTTTATTTTCAAGAATTCTTTGTTGGGATTTAATTCCCTTTTCACTTAAAAGATTTGATCCTTCTTCAATAAGTCCCTCTGATTTTGCAACAATTGTTGCAACAGCTACACCTCCAACAACATTTGCTCCTGTTCTTCCCATATCAAATAAACCATCTAATGGTGCAATTAGTTGTAGAACACTTCCTGCATAACCACCAAATCCAATTCCTCCTAATACCCCAACAGTAACAACTGTTGCAGTTCCAGGAACACCAGCTATTCCAAGTGATGCAATGACAGTAACAAACAAAGCCATTATAAAGAATGTAAATAATCCCATATCATGAACAGCACTTCCTGAACCAGTTCCTGTTCATAGAATACTTGTAGCTAATCCTGATTGAACTCCAGCACAAGCAATCAATCCCATAGTTGTAGAAATTGGTTGAATTGTATTAGCAGCTCTTCCATTTACTTTCATATCTTGTGTTAATGTTTCCATTGCAATTGGTAAGGATGCATTGGAAGATTGAGTAGAGAAACCTTGTATTAAAGGTTTTCAAGCATTTTTTCATCAAGCGCCAACTTTGATTCCACTTAAGAAAATTTCTAGTGTTAATAGACCTAAGGCAATTGCAACACCTAGATAACCTACTCCTATAATTTTTCCAATTGAAACTAATGCCCCTATTGGTCTTGAAGTAATTGAAACAGTAATCATAGACATAACAGCCAATGGCATTATTTTCATAAATGTCATTAAAATTGACATCATAACATCTCATCCTGTATCCATAGCTTTTCTAATTGCTTCCATTTCAACATGTTTTCTTTTTGATAGAATTTTTATACTTCCACCAGCTAAAGCACCAACTACCATTACAGGAATAATTGTGTTTTTAGATAAAGCTCCTACGATATTATTGGGAATATAATCTCAAATTATTTGCGGTAAAGGTACATTGTCTTTACCAGTAACAGAAGAATCAGGTGTTAATTCAAATCCTTTTCCTACTTTTACTAATAATCCTATAAAGAAAGTTATTGTAAACATTACAGCCACATTAAATAATAATAGAGCAATCCCCTTTGCTGTAATTCTTCCTAAACCAGTTTCACCAGGTTTAGATGTTATTTTAAATATTGCAATAAATACAATTGGCACTGTTAATAAGTAAACTCCATTTATAAATATATTTTTAAAGAATGAAGCTCAGATATTTAACTCATAAATTCAATATAATTCATTTCCTGGTTTGGAAATTTCTTCAAATGAATCTGAATTAGGAAAACCAACAATGGATTGTAAAACAATACCAAATATTAACCCAATTGACATTCCGAGTATAACTCTGTACATAAATGCAAATTTATATTTCTTTAAAAAGAATCATAAACCTACTTGTAAAGAAATAAATATAGTTATAGCTACAAGTGATTGTCATGTACTAATAGCTACAAAATCTCTAAGTAAATTATGACCTTGTTCTTCTGCTAA from Spiroplasma endosymbiont of Cantharis nigra includes the following:
- a CDS encoding single-stranded DNA-binding protein — protein: MNNVTIIGQMEGEPQVVFDSKDGQKKLYKFVLKVPRNYKTKSGETIDDFINVKVWSNILGEEYEYFDQSYIGVEGRIVSFGNAENNKYGNELVANKIFQLN
- a CDS encoding dicarboxylate/amino acid:cation symporter gives rise to the protein MQFLAEEQGHNLLRDFVAISTWQSLVAITIFISLQVGLWFFLKKYKFAFMYRVILGMSIGLIFGIVLQSIVGFPNSDSFEEISKPGNELYWIYELNIWASFFKNIFINGVYLLTVPIVFIAIFKITSKPGETGLGRITAKGIALLLFNVAVMFTITFFIGLLVKVGKGFELTPDSSVTGKDNVPLPQIIWDYIPNNIVGALSKNTIIPVMVVGALAGGSIKILSKRKHVEMEAIRKAMDTGWDVMMSILMTFMKIMPLAVMSMITVSITSRPIGALVSIGKIIGVGYLGVAIALGLLTLEIFLSGIKVGAWWKNAWKPLIQGFSTQSSNASLPIAMETLTQDMKVNGRAANTIQPISTTMGLIACAGVQSGLATSILWTGTGSGSAVHDMGLFTFFIMALFVTVIASLGIAGVPGTATVVTVGVLGGIGFGGYAGSVLQLIAPLDGLFDMGRTGANVVGGVAVATIVAKSEGLIEEGSNLLSEKGIKSQQRILENKGLKDEHTNKIITLNSSTMKQLKNKDLTKEEKEKLKLKLKDDLKQEKEVYKEKIRDFKSKKIID
- a CDS encoding ABC transporter ATP-binding protein, encoding MSNKNITEELISEENTKKSNNNDFKKKKSGKAFFAIIFHYLKKHPIVGIFLVILTLASSVAGVLSPKIIQNIMIILVPPREGQGEPITTTPLFGFNLTWVDWIYVQLGLFASLAIFTFASNYLAGIMGKNVEIELRNKTLEKLVKQDMSYYSDKKIGEILTKIVSDTQIIGDQAQQIPVTMLNASFTFFGALIMMFTIDTYLTIVVIITMIVIVTSIFSSFGIVKKAAFKTRDSITSINGDVTDRIATVRLIKASGTENYETERFKEIHKDYFKKSSSLIKLQSTIVTILVAGISSIQMIIVIAAAIKWHDDPTTISVVLTSFISSVGTMVGPVMQVARLQIGLIQASTSAVRIDEIITSKSRIDPHYNPEEGIKIENIDKEIIFKDVEFRYPEKPEKVIIPKFSFTFEHGKSYAFVGETGAGKSTIAKLLLRFYDPFKGQILINGTNDLRDVNLSSYLDKVGYVEQEPQILFGDVLDNIKYGRFDASDEEAIEAAKLAELHDLVMTWPEGYNTILGERGFMLSGGQKQRLVIARMFLKDPQLLILDEATSALDNIVEKEIQSKLDSLMKGRTTVTIAHRLSTIKNVDTIIVLAPEKGIAQVGSFSELKSKTGHFKNLYDAGLMG
- a CDS encoding DNA-processing protein DprA; this translates as MENVLLYFSIKYNGDWDQIYNALDIKEKITHKDLDEVSNSIDCNFITILSPLYPNYLKNTHKPPFVIFYKGDISLISKHNKTIALVGGEEINDYGIKSTQTFMRDLNEEGTVFSTIENIGVNNEVLDTGFKNDYKLIKIIEESMKDYLRKTIDVPERKNLLAITEVYESNSNIINIMGDYANRMICGISKAILFIQFKEKDIIKKLFSFSINEGKEVFAIPDSIYSRNSTNKLIKDGAKLVENAKDILNQI
- a CDS encoding ABC transporter ATP-binding protein/permease; its protein translation is MIEKEQINKKELGIDETIPLIEITNITKTYKNKNALDDVSLVINPGDRIGIIGPNGGGKSTLSEILGGIRKPTLGKIKRQENMTIGLQFQESKYPIGITVLDMIKYYLETFNIPMTQGKLIEILRKFQIENFKNKFLEGLSGGQQQRVNILLSLIHNPDLVIFDEISTGLDIEVRSEIFDVIKENVVSKNKAMILVTHMMSEIEELCDKYIYIHNGKIREQGLVKDLVKQYGSVHNFTWKKFKEEKSADLKKDIEKSDKENKNKLDRIINSEKNKGKNLPLIKLLMKYYAKGFAVPFFLFFFPLILLFLEGFVFKTMEMPGSSGQPKYALLHNLIGSLAIMQIISVGVFIIPQTILEFKNSVLMKRIGATNIKPIFFILTVVAMGIVFMLMGFLWTLLWAGIMFGGEFGWANVALPVQFGESIPFLLLTLVQAVAMGMLLASIFKSTTTYIAVSNIIYMPIAFLGGSFLPIDLIMNSPVLKYATYLNIFKYCMEPFTNAWAGRFIFDLETGIYLAVSIALVSAFTVTASFKLKWES
- the trmFO gene encoding methylenetetrahydrofolate--tRNA-(uracil(54)-C(5))-methyltransferase (FADH(2)-oxidizing) TrmFO gives rise to the protein MKRIVNIIGAGLAGCEVAYQLSKRNIKVKLYEKKTLKRNPVQKLDYFAELVCSNTLRSSDLKNAVGTLKEEMRMFDSLIIKAAEFSQIPAGGSLAVDRELFSKYITDEMKNNKNIEVIEEEFKKIDETQITLIASGPLTSETLQSEISKLIGQDYFYFFDAVAPIITKDSINMDIAFRKNRYEKGETQDYINCPMNREQYELFYKELVSAELAPIHLESEQNLKYFEGCMPLEVMAKRGFDTLTFGPLKPAGLRNFDGTNNFAVVQLRQDNAADNLYNFVGFQTNLTWPEQKRVFRLIPGLEKANFIRYGVMHQNNFINSPTVLNEFNQLKSNNNIFFAGQITGVEGYVESTSSGIIAAINIARLLNQQELMKFPINTVMGGLQNYIISTSSKNFQPMKANWSIVENLEIKSKIKKEEKKDMYSNRALNSMKQFIKTLV